In the genome of Maribacter forsetii DSM 18668, the window GTGAATATCCTTTATTTGAGAAAGTGCCTTTAGGTTTAGCCATTATTGATTTTGAAAATGGCAACTTTTTAAATGTAAATCAACAGTTCATAAAACTATCCGGTTTTGAAAAAGAATATTTTATCAATAAGAATTTCAAAGAATTTATTGGCAAATCTTTTCTAAATAAAGAAACCGACCTAGTTACGCAATTAAAAGAAAAAGAATCTTTTGAACCAGTAAAGTTTACATTTTCAAATAAATCTAACCACAGCTTAAATCTTAAGGTTACCGGTAGCTTAGTTAAAGGATTAAACAATAAAAAAAGTATCCTATGTACTATTGAAAATATTACCACCCAAACGAAATTAGAGAAGAAATTGAAAAATACCATAAGTGCCTCTAGAGAGAAAAACGATCAATTGCTAAATTTTGCACATATGGTCTCTCATAATTTAAAAACCCACGCAACAAACTTTTCGTTGTTATTAAATTTCTTAAACGATGAAAAAGGGTTATCTCAACGCAATAAGTACATGACAATGCTTTTCAATGCATCTGACAACTTATCGGAAACGATAAAAGGGTTAAGAGAAATAGTTGCCGTAAAATCTAATTTGAATAATGAAAAAAAATTACTTCCTTTAAATGAAAGTGTTTTTATTGTTGAACAAAATGTAGCCGGTCTGTTAAAACAGAATAATGGTAAAATTATCAACGAGATATCCGATGATATAAAAGTTAAGGCTTTACCCGCCTATTTAAATAGCATACTAACAAATTGCATTACAAATTCGATAAAATATAAATCTGATGATAAAGCTCCAATAATTATATTAAGTACTGAAGAGAACAAAAATTATACTATTTTATGTATTGAGGATAATGGTCTAGGTATTGATTTGGAAAAATATGGAGATCAATTATTCGGTCTTTATAAAACTTTTCACAGAAACAAAGAATCTCGTGGAATTGGCCTGTACATAACCAAAAATCAAATGGACGCAATGAATGGAAAAATTACCGTTGACAGTTCTCCTGGGCATGGCACTACTTTTAAATTTTATTTCAATAAAAAGTAAAAAGTCATTGATTATATAGTAAATTAAACCATTTACAACGATAATGATAATATTCACAACAAATTTTCCACAAAATATAGCAATCGCACTACATTCGTAAGAAATTACACCGGTATGATAAAAGTTCCCCAGATATCAAGTGCCTCGTACCTAATTAGACAATTGCCAACACCAACGGCTTTTATTGACACTAATTACAACATTGTTCAGACATCTGATAAATGGACGAGTATTTTTAATAAGAATGAAGAGCGTATTACCTCTAAAAGCTTATTTGCGGTTTTCCCTAACCTAAGCCATAAATGGAAAATGGTTTTAGATAATTGTTTTAAAGGAAACCCACAACCTATGGGTATTCATCAAACTATCGACTCTAATGGGCAAGAGCTATGGTTTGAATGGACAAATGCACCATGGTACGACACCAATGAAAATATAGTAGGGGCTATAATTCAATTAAGTAACATTACCGAAGCTGTAAACAATGAGCTAGAACTCAACAAGAAAGAGTTACTCTTGCAACAGCAAGCAGAAATTACCAAAATTGGAAGATGGGAATATAATATTGTAGACAACCAATTATTCTGGTGCTCCACCACAAAGTCTATTCATGAGGTTTCTCCAGATTTTCATCCAAATATTGAAACAGCTCTTTTCTATTATAAAGAAGGTCATAGTAGAAACACTATTTCAATGGCATTATTTGAAGCTCAAAACAAAGGTAAATCCTGGAGTAATCTAAAGCTGCAAATTATAACGGCCACAGGTAAAGAAAAATGGGTAATGGCCGGCGGAAAACCTATTTACAATAAAGGCGAAATGGTTGGTTTAATAGGTACATTTCAAGATATTCATGAGCAAGTAGAAGCGGATTTAAAGACTATTGACAATGAAAAATTACTTAGAACACTGATTGATAACCTACCCGTAAATGTTTATATAAAAGATACCGAATCTAGAAAGGTTTTAGTCAATAAAGCTGAATGTGAGTATTTAGGGATTAATGACCCAAAGGAAATTATAGGAAAAAGTGATTTTGAATTGTATTCATACGATGCCGCTAAAAAGTCTAGGAAAGAAGACTTAAAGGTAATGAACACGCTTAGACCTGTAATAGGGAAAGAGACTGTAAAAACCACTTTAGACGGTAAAGAAACCTCTTTTCTAAGTTCTAAAATACCTCTTTTAAACAATAAAGGTGAAGCATATGGTATTGTAGGAATCAGCTTAGATATATCAACATTAAAAGAAAAAGAAAAAGAGCTTAGAAATATTATAAACATTGCATCGGTTCAAAATAAAAAACTGTTGAACTTTGCACATATAGTTTCACATAACCTACGTTCTCACTCTGCTAATTTCTCCATGCTCTTAAACTTTTTGGAAAGCGAAGAAGATGAAGTTGAAAAGAAGAATATAGTTTCAATGCTAACTAAAGCTTCAAATAATCTATTAGAAACCTTAGATAATTTAAACGAGGTTGTTTCAATTAACACAAATACCAATATTGAAATCAAAGAAATAAACTTACATAACAAGGTTGTTGATGTATGCCAAAATCTATCTCCATTTATTTCTAACAACAAAAGTAAAATTGAAAATAATATTCCTGCGAGTTTCAACATAAAAGCAGTACCGGCATACTTAGATAGTATCATAACCAACTTTATTACCAATGCAGTTAAATACAGACATCCAGAAAGAGGCGGACATGTTATTCTAAGTGCCGAGAAAAAGGAGGGTTACTCCATTGTTTCCATAAAGGATAATGGGCTAGGTATCGACCTAAACAAATACGGTGAAAAACTTTTTGGCATGTATAAAACCTTTCATGACCACAAAGATGCAAGAGGCATTGGTCTGTACTTGACAAAAAACCAAATAGACGCTATGAACGGCAAAGTAGAAGTTAGTAGTGAAGTAGGAAAAGGAACAAAATTTAAAATTTTCTTTAATGAAAAAAATTAGTGACATCACTATAATTGACGACGATGCTATAACAGTATTTGGTTTACGTAAATTAATATCTTCAAGTGTTGAATGCAATTCAATACAATCATATGAAAACGGTAAAATTGCATTAGACGCAATAACTGATTTCTACACAAATAAAAAGGCAATTCCACAGGTTATATTTTTGGACATCAATATGCCCATAATGGACGGCTGGGAGTTTTTAGAGGCCTTTATTGAACTTCCAATAACCAACAAAATCAGAATTAACATTGTAACCTCTTCTATAGACCCCTATGACAAGAAACAATGGGAATATTATAAAAACAAAAGCCACCACTTAATCACTTTCAACCAAAAACCAATTGACAGAAATAAAATTACAGAAATTACCCAAGTAGCTTAAGTCAATAGAAGTATTGATTATTTTTACATTCAGTGAATGGAATTCATCACCATTAAAATTGTCTGTACATGAAAAATATATCAATCCTCATTTTAGCGTTCTTAATTTTCTCTTGCGAAAGTAAAGTTGAAAATACAAAGACAGATTTTCCTACTCCTTATGAAGTATCGAACAAAACAGAAACTGCCACCTATGAGGAGGTCATAGATTTTTACCTAAAATTATCAAAAGAATTTTCTTCAATCAACATACAAACCATTGGTACTACAGATAGCGGTAAACCGTTGCATATAGTTACTTTCAGCGACAAGGGCGATTTTGACTTTAAAAAGTTAAGCGAAAACAATACTATAATGTTAATCAACAATGGTATTCACCCCGGTGAAAGTGATGGCATTGACGCAACCATGTTATTATTTCGCGATTTGGCAAGTAATGAGATTGAAACTCCAAAAGAAACTATAATTGCCACTATACCAATTTATAACGTTGGTGGCGCACTAAATAGGAATAGTACCTCACGTGCAAACCAAAACGGACCTTTGGAATATGGATTTAGAGGTAATGCCAAAAACTACGATTTAAATAGAGATTTTATAAAAACGGACACCAAGAATGCAGAAACTTTTGCAGAAATCTTTCACCTCATAAATCCTGATGTTTTTATAGACAACCATGTAAGCAACGGTGCAGACTACCAATATACTCTTACACATTTATTTACACAACACAATAAATTGGGCGGTGAATTAGGTGAATATATTCATGGTTCATTAATGCCCCAATTACAAGATTCTTTATCCAAATCTAATTGGGATATTACACCTTATGTAAATGTCTTCAATAGTCCGCCAGAAAAAGGTTTTAAACAGTTCATGGATCACCCTAGATATTCTACAGGCTACACTACATTATTTAATACTGTTGGCATGATGGTAGAAACTCATATGCTAAAGCCATACGACATGCGTGTAGAAGGCACTTATGAACTCATGCGAAAAATGATTGCCATTGCCGAAAAAGACGGAAGTAAAATAAAATCTTTAAGAGATGCCGCATTCTTAAAAAACAACGCAAAAGAATATTACCCCATTGCCTATGAAGTTGACACTACAAATGTTAGCAAGTATATATTTAAGGGCTATAAGGCAGATACCATAATTAGTGAAGTTACAGATTTAAAAAGGTTAAAATACAACCGAGAAGTACCAATAGAAACCGAAGTAGCCTATCAAGATTATTTCATTGCCTCAGATTCTATTAAAATTCCTAAAGCATACGTGATAGGAAGACAGTGGGATAATATCATTGAAAAATTACATTTAAATAAGATAACCTATACCACTCTTCAAAAAGATTCAACCATATCTGTAGAATCTTATAAAATACATGAATACCAAACATATTCATCTCCTTATGAAGGCCACTACCCACACTATAATACTACTGTGACTACATCATATGAAACAAAAGAATTTCATGCAGGCGACATCATAGTACCTACAAATCAGCCTGGTTTTAGATATATTCTAGAAACTTTAGAGCCATCTGCAGTAGATTCATTTTTTAACTGGAATTTCTTTGATACCATTCTTCAACAAAAAGAGGGCTTCTCCCCTTATGTGTTTGAAGATACCGCCCTTAAAATGTTAGAAAACGACACTATTCTTAAAGCAAAATTTGAGGATAAAAAAATGCTTGATTCAGATTTCAACGAAAACTGGTACAAGCAATTAGATTGGCTTTTTAAGCAAAGTGATCTTTACGAAAAAGCACATTTACAATATCCGGTTTATAAGATAAAAAAGTAACTTTTAATCTTCTCCGAATAGTATTTTGATGTTTACGTATGAATTTTCCAGGGCCTTTTTAATTTTCTCTGGTCCTTTCCAGCGTACTTTAAAAATGCCTTCTTTTTTCTCTGGCTTTAATTTGCCATCAAAATCGGTACTCATATCATACCAATAAACCTGTTTAAGTTTATTGATTCCGTTACGCTTAAAGACATGATACGTTGTTCTA includes:
- a CDS encoding PAS domain S-box protein, yielding MIRSKNSSSFSLDWIKQIPSSIVIIDTDFKLISASPRWEANFQLNLDQVEGKHFVDLFPELAQELKTRLKYSLDGLRDIKFKYNANDCQYSSEDSIWHLNPWKDGYGNIIGVIIKIEPITKTQELELELNKTKLLLNNKASVAKIGSWELDALNNSLLWTPIVNKIHGLPIDFEPTLENAIEFYVDESQKLIQKVVEDAINLGKPWNVKAQLRQKNGNLIWVNTIGRPKFKDGTCTRIIGTIQQVDEDNKIEVKKTILEAELSEYPLFEKVPLGLAIIDFENGNFLNVNQQFIKLSGFEKEYFINKNFKEFIGKSFLNKETDLVTQLKEKESFEPVKFTFSNKSNHSLNLKVTGSLVKGLNNKKSILCTIENITTQTKLEKKLKNTISASREKNDQLLNFAHMVSHNLKTHATNFSLLLNFLNDEKGLSQRNKYMTMLFNASDNLSETIKGLREIVAVKSNLNNEKKLLPLNESVFIVEQNVAGLLKQNNGKIINEISDDIKVKALPAYLNSILTNCITNSIKYKSDDKAPIIILSTEENKNYTILCIEDNGLGIDLEKYGDQLFGLYKTFHRNKESRGIGLYITKNQMDAMNGKITVDSSPGHGTTFKFYFNKK
- a CDS encoding PAS domain S-box protein, whose protein sequence is MIKVPQISSASYLIRQLPTPTAFIDTNYNIVQTSDKWTSIFNKNEERITSKSLFAVFPNLSHKWKMVLDNCFKGNPQPMGIHQTIDSNGQELWFEWTNAPWYDTNENIVGAIIQLSNITEAVNNELELNKKELLLQQQAEITKIGRWEYNIVDNQLFWCSTTKSIHEVSPDFHPNIETALFYYKEGHSRNTISMALFEAQNKGKSWSNLKLQIITATGKEKWVMAGGKPIYNKGEMVGLIGTFQDIHEQVEADLKTIDNEKLLRTLIDNLPVNVYIKDTESRKVLVNKAECEYLGINDPKEIIGKSDFELYSYDAAKKSRKEDLKVMNTLRPVIGKETVKTTLDGKETSFLSSKIPLLNNKGEAYGIVGISLDISTLKEKEKELRNIINIASVQNKKLLNFAHIVSHNLRSHSANFSMLLNFLESEEDEVEKKNIVSMLTKASNNLLETLDNLNEVVSINTNTNIEIKEINLHNKVVDVCQNLSPFISNNKSKIENNIPASFNIKAVPAYLDSIITNFITNAVKYRHPERGGHVILSAEKKEGYSIVSIKDNGLGIDLNKYGEKLFGMYKTFHDHKDARGIGLYLTKNQIDAMNGKVEVSSEVGKGTKFKIFFNEKN
- a CDS encoding response regulator, coding for MKKISDITIIDDDAITVFGLRKLISSSVECNSIQSYENGKIALDAITDFYTNKKAIPQVIFLDINMPIMDGWEFLEAFIELPITNKIRINIVTSSIDPYDKKQWEYYKNKSHHLITFNQKPIDRNKITEITQVA
- a CDS encoding M14 family metallopeptidase yields the protein MKNISILILAFLIFSCESKVENTKTDFPTPYEVSNKTETATYEEVIDFYLKLSKEFSSINIQTIGTTDSGKPLHIVTFSDKGDFDFKKLSENNTIMLINNGIHPGESDGIDATMLLFRDLASNEIETPKETIIATIPIYNVGGALNRNSTSRANQNGPLEYGFRGNAKNYDLNRDFIKTDTKNAETFAEIFHLINPDVFIDNHVSNGADYQYTLTHLFTQHNKLGGELGEYIHGSLMPQLQDSLSKSNWDITPYVNVFNSPPEKGFKQFMDHPRYSTGYTTLFNTVGMMVETHMLKPYDMRVEGTYELMRKMIAIAEKDGSKIKSLRDAAFLKNNAKEYYPIAYEVDTTNVSKYIFKGYKADTIISEVTDLKRLKYNREVPIETEVAYQDYFIASDSIKIPKAYVIGRQWDNIIEKLHLNKITYTTLQKDSTISVESYKIHEYQTYSSPYEGHYPHYNTTVTTSYETKEFHAGDIIVPTNQPGFRYILETLEPSAVDSFFNWNFFDTILQQKEGFSPYVFEDTALKMLENDTILKAKFEDKKMLDSDFNENWYKQLDWLFKQSDLYEKAHLQYPVYKIKK